One genomic segment of Streptomyces sp. NBC_00239 includes these proteins:
- a CDS encoding ABC transporter ATP-binding protein, translated as MGTSESPGSPPGRGPVLLALRYYGGELARHRRWAAPGMLLPALGNIGINYIAPLIVAKLVGHIADGSGGGSGSGSGIGVGIGSTLPYLLGFAGVLLLSEALWRVGLHCLNRIDALGIEHLYVVGMDELFAKDAVFFHRNFAGSLTKRVLSFASRFEDFVDSLTFSVVGKVVPLIFGSVVLWLYEPLLVVGLLAMIVLTGLCAAPLIRRRQKLVAQREAAIARVSGHVADSLMNMDTVRAFAAEEREAAEHRSRVAESRRLMLRSWDYGNLRIDTLVAPMSVLTNALGLLLAVALGGGEQGVEEVVVAFTYYANATRIMFEFNQIYRRLESSMTEAAQFTELLLTPATVLDPPVPEPLPAGPADVRFECVTFAHAGGKPLFESLDLAVPSGAKVGLVGRSGGGKTTLTRLLLRMTDIDAGRILIGGRDISRMSQTDLRSLIAYVPQDPAMFHRTLRDNIAFARPDATDAEIRRAAEAAHVTEFADALADGFDTMVGERGVKLSGGQRQRVALARAILRDAPILLLDEATSALDSESEILVQEALWRLMEGRTALVVAHRLSTVATMDRLVVLDRGRIVEEGSHRELLAAEGAYAKLWQHQSGGFLDDTPRTVQPDLT; from the coding sequence ATGGGAACGTCAGAATCACCCGGGAGTCCTCCGGGCAGGGGGCCGGTGCTCCTGGCACTTCGTTACTACGGTGGGGAGTTGGCCCGACACCGGCGCTGGGCGGCGCCCGGGATGCTGCTGCCCGCACTGGGGAACATCGGCATCAACTACATCGCGCCGCTGATCGTCGCCAAGCTCGTCGGACACATCGCCGACGGCTCGGGGGGAGGCTCGGGTTCGGGCTCCGGTATCGGCGTCGGCATCGGCTCGACGCTGCCGTACCTCCTCGGCTTCGCCGGCGTCCTGCTGCTCTCCGAGGCGCTGTGGCGCGTCGGACTGCACTGCCTCAACCGCATCGACGCCCTCGGCATCGAGCACCTGTACGTGGTCGGCATGGACGAACTGTTCGCCAAGGACGCCGTGTTCTTCCACCGCAACTTCGCCGGGTCGCTCACCAAGCGGGTGCTGAGCTTCGCCTCCCGCTTCGAGGATTTCGTCGACTCCCTGACCTTCTCCGTCGTGGGCAAGGTCGTACCGCTGATCTTCGGATCCGTGGTGCTGTGGCTCTACGAACCCCTGCTCGTCGTCGGCCTGTTGGCGATGATCGTCCTGACGGGCCTGTGCGCGGCGCCGCTCATCCGCCGCCGCCAGAAGCTCGTCGCCCAGCGCGAAGCGGCGATCGCCCGGGTGTCGGGCCACGTCGCCGACAGCCTCATGAACATGGACACGGTCCGGGCGTTCGCCGCGGAGGAGCGCGAGGCCGCCGAACACCGGTCCCGCGTCGCGGAGTCGAGGCGCCTCATGCTCCGCTCGTGGGACTACGGAAACCTGCGCATCGACACGCTCGTCGCGCCGATGTCCGTGCTGACCAACGCACTCGGGCTGCTGCTCGCCGTCGCGCTCGGCGGCGGCGAGCAGGGCGTGGAGGAGGTCGTCGTCGCCTTCACCTACTACGCCAACGCGACCCGGATCATGTTCGAGTTCAATCAGATCTACCGCCGTCTGGAGAGCTCGATGACGGAGGCCGCGCAGTTCACCGAACTGCTGCTGACGCCGGCGACCGTGCTCGACCCGCCGGTGCCGGAACCGCTGCCGGCCGGCCCCGCCGACGTCCGCTTCGAGTGCGTGACCTTCGCCCACGCCGGCGGGAAGCCGCTGTTCGAGTCCCTCGACCTGGCCGTGCCCAGCGGGGCCAAGGTCGGACTCGTCGGCCGCTCCGGCGGCGGCAAGACCACGCTCACCCGGCTGCTGCTGCGGATGACGGACATCGACGCCGGCCGGATCCTGATCGGCGGCCGGGACATCAGCCGGATGTCCCAGACCGACCTGCGCAGCCTGATCGCGTACGTGCCGCAGGACCCGGCGATGTTCCACCGGACCCTGCGGGACAACATCGCCTTCGCCCGGCCGGACGCCACCGACGCCGAGATCCGCCGCGCCGCCGAGGCCGCGCACGTCACGGAGTTCGCAGACGCGCTCGCGGACGGCTTCGACACCATGGTGGGCGAGCGCGGCGTCAAGCTGTCCGGCGGACAGCGCCAGCGGGTCGCCCTCGCCCGGGCGATCCTGCGCGACGCGCCGATCCTGCTGCTGGACGAGGCGACCAGCGCCCTGGACTCGGAGAGCGAGATCCTCGTCCAGGAAGCGCTGTGGCGTCTCATGGAAGGCCGGACGGCCCTCGTCGTGGCGCACCGCCTGAGTACGGTCGCCACCATGGACCGGCTGGTCGTCCTCGACCGCGGACGGATCGTCGAGGAGGGCAGCCACCGGGAACTGCTCGCCGCGGAAGGCGCCTACGCGAAGCTGTGGCAGCACCAGTCCGGCGGCTTCCTCGACGACACGCCCCGAACGGTCCAGCCGGATCTGACGTGA
- the scpA gene encoding methylmalonyl-CoA mutase, whose protein sequence is MQHIPDFSGIDLTSPVGADGSEDQWRAAVKEAGGAGTDDLLWETPEGIGVKPLYTGRDLEGLDFLETYPGVAPYLRGPYPTMYVNQPWTIRQYAGFSTAEESNAFYRRNLAAGQKGLSVAFDLPTHRGYDSDHPRVTGDVGMAGVAIDSIYDMRQLFDGIPLDKMTVSMTMNGAVLPVLALYIVAAEEQGVPPEKLAGTIQNDILKEFMVRNTYIYPPKPSMRIISDIFAYTSQKMPRYNSISISGYHIQEAGATADLELAYTLADGVEYLRAGIEVGLDVDAFAPRLSFFWAIGMNFFMEVAKLRAARLLWARLVKQFDPKNPKSLSLRTHSQTSGWSLTAQDVFNNVTRTCVEAMAATQGHTQSLHTNALDEALALPTDFSARIARNTQLLLQQESGTCRVIDPWGGSAYVEKLTYDLARRAWQHIEEVEAAGGMAQAIDAGIPKLRVEEAAARTQARIDSGRQPVIGVNKYRVDSDEQIDVLKVDNSSVRTQQIAKLKRLREERDEERCQEALRALTRSAEQGPGQGLEGNLLALAVDAARAMATVGEISDALEKVYGRHSSQIRTISGVYRNEAGESPNVERTRALVDRFEEAEGRRPRILVAKMGQDGHDRGQKVIATAFADLGFDVDVGPLFQTPAEVARQAVEADVHVVGVSSLAAGHLTLVPALREQLAEEGREDVMIVVGGVIPPQDVPTLLEMGATAVFPPGTVIPDAAHDLVTRLAADLGHEL, encoded by the coding sequence ATGCAGCACATCCCCGACTTCTCCGGAATCGACCTCACCTCCCCCGTCGGGGCGGACGGTTCCGAGGACCAGTGGCGTGCGGCGGTGAAGGAGGCCGGCGGCGCCGGCACCGACGACCTGCTGTGGGAGACGCCCGAGGGCATCGGCGTCAAGCCGCTGTACACCGGCCGGGACCTGGAGGGCCTGGACTTCCTGGAGACGTACCCGGGTGTGGCCCCGTACCTGCGCGGCCCGTACCCGACGATGTACGTGAACCAGCCCTGGACGATCCGGCAGTACGCCGGCTTCTCCACGGCCGAGGAGTCCAACGCCTTCTACCGCCGCAACCTCGCGGCGGGCCAGAAGGGCCTGTCGGTCGCCTTCGACCTGCCGACGCACCGCGGCTACGACAGCGACCACCCGCGGGTGACCGGCGACGTCGGCATGGCGGGCGTGGCCATCGACTCGATCTATGACATGCGCCAGCTCTTCGACGGCATTCCGCTGGACAAGATGACGGTGTCGATGACGATGAACGGCGCGGTGCTGCCCGTGCTGGCGCTGTACATCGTGGCCGCGGAGGAGCAGGGCGTACCGCCCGAGAAGCTCGCGGGGACCATCCAGAACGACATCCTCAAAGAGTTCATGGTCCGCAACACCTACATCTATCCGCCGAAGCCCTCGATGCGGATCATCTCCGACATCTTCGCGTACACCTCGCAGAAGATGCCGCGCTACAACTCCATCTCGATCTCCGGGTACCACATCCAGGAAGCGGGTGCGACGGCCGACCTGGAGCTCGCGTACACCCTCGCGGACGGCGTGGAGTACCTGCGGGCCGGGATCGAAGTGGGCCTGGACGTCGATGCGTTCGCGCCCCGCCTGTCGTTCTTCTGGGCGATCGGCATGAACTTCTTCATGGAGGTCGCCAAGCTGCGCGCGGCCCGCCTGCTGTGGGCGCGGCTGGTCAAGCAGTTCGACCCGAAGAACCCCAAGTCCCTTTCGCTGCGCACCCATTCGCAGACCTCGGGCTGGTCGCTGACGGCGCAGGACGTCTTCAACAACGTCACCCGCACCTGCGTGGAGGCGATGGCCGCGACCCAGGGCCACACCCAGTCGCTGCACACCAACGCCCTCGACGAGGCGCTCGCGCTGCCCACCGACTTCTCGGCGCGCATCGCCCGCAACACCCAGCTGCTGCTCCAGCAGGAGTCGGGTACCTGCCGGGTCATCGACCCGTGGGGCGGCAGCGCGTACGTGGAGAAGCTGACGTACGACCTGGCGCGGCGTGCCTGGCAGCACATCGAGGAGGTCGAGGCGGCCGGCGGCATGGCGCAGGCCATCGACGCGGGCATCCCGAAGCTGCGCGTCGAGGAGGCCGCGGCCCGCACCCAGGCCCGGATCGACTCCGGCCGCCAGCCGGTGATCGGCGTCAACAAGTACCGGGTGGACAGCGACGAGCAGATCGACGTCCTCAAGGTCGACAACTCCTCGGTGCGCACCCAGCAGATCGCCAAGCTGAAGCGGCTGCGCGAGGAGCGCGACGAGGAGCGCTGCCAGGAGGCGCTGCGCGCGCTGACGCGCTCCGCCGAGCAGGGACCCGGCCAGGGCCTGGAGGGCAACCTCCTGGCGCTCGCCGTGGACGCGGCCCGCGCCATGGCGACCGTCGGCGAGATCTCGGACGCCCTGGAGAAGGTGTACGGCCGGCACTCCAGCCAGATCCGTACGATCTCCGGCGTGTACCGCAACGAGGCAGGAGAGTCCCCGAACGTGGAGCGCACCCGCGCGCTGGTCGACCGGTTCGAGGAGGCGGAGGGCCGCCGGCCGCGCATCCTCGTCGCGAAGATGGGCCAGGACGGCCACGACCGCGGCCAGAAGGTCATCGCGACCGCCTTCGCCGACCTGGGCTTCGACGTCGACGTCGGCCCACTGTTCCAGACCCCGGCGGAGGTGGCCCGCCAGGCCGTCGAGGCGGACGTCCACGTGGTGGGCGTCTCGTCGCTGGCGGCCGGCCACCTGACCCTCGTTCCCGCCCTGCGCGAGCAGCTGGCGGAGGAGGGCCGCGAGGACGTCATGATCGTCGTCGGCGGGGTGATCCCGCCGCAGGACGTGCCGACGCTGCTGGAGATGGGTGCGACGGCGGTGTTCCCGCCCGGCACGGTGATCCCGGACGCCGCCCACGACCTGGTGACGCGGCTGGCCGCGGACCTGGGCCACGAGCTGTAG
- a CDS encoding TOBE domain-containing protein, with translation MQHYTIGQAARLLGVSPDTARRWADAGRVATHREDSGRRLIDGRDLAAFAVELAQGGAAAGQDEDVPERTSVRNAFAGIVTAVKLGDVAAQVEIQAGPHRLVSLLTREAVEELGLEVGMQATARVKSTSVHVDLS, from the coding sequence ATGCAGCACTACACCATTGGACAGGCCGCCAGGCTCCTCGGCGTCAGCCCCGACACGGCCCGCCGCTGGGCGGATGCCGGGCGGGTGGCGACGCACCGGGAGGACTCGGGGCGCCGGCTGATCGACGGCCGTGACCTGGCGGCGTTCGCCGTGGAACTGGCCCAGGGCGGCGCGGCCGCCGGTCAGGACGAGGACGTGCCGGAGCGGACCTCGGTGCGCAACGCCTTCGCGGGCATCGTGACGGCGGTGAAGCTCGGCGACGTCGCCGCCCAGGTCGAGATCCAGGCGGGCCCGCACCGGCTGGTCTCGCTGCTGACGCGCGAGGCGGTGGAGGAGCTGGGCCTGGAGGTCGGCATGCAGGCGACGGCTCGGGTGAAGTCCACGAGCGTGCACGTCGACCTCTCCTGA
- a CDS encoding restriction endonuclease: MHNGARKKTINPSAYLALIEALTLIFWNKKPFELYLRGMFQDHSELLARLDFGATKREVSGQVVNLLRANEARYLDLTIALMLDITAMDTFPNLMNQVDADEMVAKAAGAVTELRRWTAKQQEVIQEREAHAAAITESAKKAQDGRAFAQSHEELKQRFLVMHSAGDPHKRGTAFEGFINELFALYDLEPRASYNLDYEQIDGAFSFNTDHYVLEAKWWKEAIGRRELDVFKANIERKGKNTLGLYVSMSGYSKDALAVYSYSTPFITMDGSDFMAVLDQRIRLDDLLDRKKGHASQTGHCYLPVSEIFSGSE, from the coding sequence ATGCACAACGGTGCTCGCAAGAAGACGATCAACCCAAGCGCGTACCTGGCTCTCATTGAGGCCCTAACGCTGATCTTCTGGAACAAGAAGCCGTTTGAGCTGTACCTCCGGGGGATGTTCCAGGACCACAGCGAGCTGTTGGCACGGCTGGACTTCGGGGCCACCAAACGCGAAGTGTCCGGACAGGTAGTCAACCTCTTGCGAGCCAACGAAGCTCGCTACCTTGACCTGACCATCGCGCTGATGCTCGACATCACCGCCATGGACACCTTCCCGAACCTGATGAACCAGGTCGATGCTGACGAGATGGTGGCCAAGGCCGCGGGGGCTGTGACGGAGTTGCGTCGCTGGACGGCCAAGCAACAAGAGGTCATCCAAGAGCGCGAGGCCCATGCCGCTGCCATCACGGAGAGCGCCAAGAAGGCGCAAGACGGACGGGCGTTCGCCCAGTCCCACGAGGAGCTGAAGCAGCGGTTCCTCGTGATGCACTCGGCCGGCGACCCACACAAGCGGGGCACCGCCTTCGAGGGCTTCATCAACGAGCTCTTTGCGCTCTACGACCTGGAGCCGCGGGCCTCCTACAACCTGGACTACGAGCAGATCGATGGCGCCTTCTCCTTCAACACGGACCACTACGTGCTCGAAGCCAAGTGGTGGAAGGAGGCCATTGGCCGCAGGGAGCTCGACGTATTCAAGGCCAACATCGAGCGCAAGGGCAAGAACACGCTCGGGCTCTACGTCAGCATGAGCGGCTACAGCAAGGATGCCCTGGCGGTCTACAGCTACAGCACGCCCTTCATCACGATGGACGGCAGCGACTTCATGGCCGTTCTCGACCAGCGCATCAGGCTGGACGACCTGCTGGACCGCAAGAAGGGCCACGCCAGCCAGACGGGACACTGTTACTTGCCGGTGTCCGAGATCTTTTCCGGTTCAGAGTGA
- a CDS encoding DUF1775 domain-containing protein, producing the protein MSRTSSLTPARISGRGRGPARARGVLAAAAAAAVVLLAAGPAAAHVEVEAEGARALGENVTIGFEAESESDSAGIAALRIVLPKGIRPADVTYGKGPKGWQFVEEADGYTVKGPALPVGESAAFSVTVRQLPDAKELAFKTLQTYGDGRVDRWIELGTGNGNPAPVLKLRAALPGAKSVRPISPGGRAPSAASSAPASASVAPAPAPAATGSASPGVRGTATESDEGLSAGAWAGIAAAVVAVVGAAVIFGRRRRREGGS; encoded by the coding sequence ATGTCCCGCACCAGCAGCCTCACCCCCGCACGCATATCCGGCCGTGGTCGCGGTCCGGCTCGCGCCCGCGGCGTCCTCGCGGCGGCCGCGGCGGCAGCCGTGGTGCTGCTGGCCGCTGGCCCGGCGGCCGCGCACGTCGAGGTCGAGGCGGAGGGGGCCCGCGCCCTGGGGGAGAACGTGACGATCGGCTTCGAGGCCGAATCGGAGTCCGACAGCGCGGGCATCGCCGCCCTGCGGATCGTGCTCCCCAAGGGCATCAGGCCCGCCGACGTCACCTACGGGAAGGGCCCCAAGGGCTGGCAGTTCGTCGAGGAGGCCGACGGTTACACGGTGAAGGGGCCGGCCCTGCCGGTCGGCGAGAGCGCCGCGTTCTCGGTGACCGTACGGCAGCTGCCCGACGCGAAGGAGTTGGCCTTCAAGACGCTCCAGACGTACGGGGACGGGCGGGTGGACCGCTGGATCGAGCTGGGGACGGGCAACGGGAACCCGGCGCCGGTCCTGAAGCTCCGGGCCGCGCTGCCGGGCGCGAAGAGCGTACGGCCGATCAGCCCCGGCGGCCGCGCGCCGTCCGCGGCGTCGTCGGCGCCCGCGTCCGCGTCGGTCGCGCCCGCACCCGCGCCCGCCGCGACCGGTTCCGCTTCCCCGGGCGTGCGGGGTACGGCGACGGAGTCGGACGAGGGGCTGTCCGCGGGCGCGTGGGCCGGGATCGCGGCCGCCGTGGTGGCGGTCGTGGGCGCCGCGGTGATCTTCGGCCGCCGCCGACGCCGCGAGGGCGGCAGCTGA
- a CDS encoding DUF4240 domain-containing protein: MNKEQFWKLIEEARAQEPDGAAGEAIAGRASALLAVLPVAEMKAAQQTLWDLLADSYRSPLWAAAYLINGGCSDDGFDYFRGWLILQGQEVFDRVLADPDALAALPEVRGAARAGEELECEQALALVWHAHRARTGTDLPAGTCTIRYPALDPAWDFDFDDTAELARRLPALSALYAVPA, encoded by the coding sequence ATGAACAAGGAACAGTTCTGGAAGCTGATCGAAGAGGCGCGCGCCCAGGAGCCGGACGGCGCCGCCGGCGAGGCGATAGCCGGGCGCGCGTCGGCGCTGCTCGCCGTACTGCCGGTGGCCGAGATGAAGGCCGCCCAGCAGACCCTGTGGGACCTGCTCGCCGACTCGTACCGCAGCCCGCTGTGGGCCGCCGCGTACCTGATCAACGGCGGCTGCTCGGACGACGGCTTCGACTACTTCCGCGGCTGGCTGATCCTCCAGGGCCAGGAGGTGTTCGACCGGGTGCTCGCCGACCCGGACGCGCTCGCCGCGCTGCCGGAGGTCCGCGGCGCGGCCCGCGCCGGCGAGGAGCTGGAGTGCGAGCAGGCCCTGGCCCTGGTCTGGCACGCCCACCGGGCCCGGACCGGCACCGACCTGCCGGCCGGCACGTGCACGATCCGGTACCCCGCGCTCGATCCGGCCTGGGACTTCGACTTCGACGACACGGCGGAGCTGGCCCGGCGCCTGCCCGCCCTGTCGGCGCTGTACGCGGTCCCTGCCTGA
- the mutA gene encoding methylmalonyl-CoA mutase small subunit, with amino-acid sequence MTVLPDDGLSLAAEFPDATHEQWQRLVEGVLRKAGKEVSGEAAENALSTTLEDGLSTRPLYTARNSAPDAGYPGFAPFVRGGRAEGGATTGWDVRQRLAGTDPARLNEAALADLENGVTSLWLTVGRGGVPVSGLARVLDGVYLDLAPVVLDAGADTAAAARELLRLYEERGVVREDARAVLGADPLGHEARTGEALDFADAIALAHECARDWPGIRALTVDALPYHEAGGSAGEELGLALATAVAYLRALTGAGLSVEEACGQLEFRFAASADQFLTIAKLRAARRLWARVAEACGAPDAGAQRQHVVTSPVMMTRRDPWVNMLRTTVATLAAGVGGADSVTVLPFDHELGLPDAFARRIARNTSTILLEESHLARVIDPAGGSWYVEQLADELAHAAWEFFQEIERAGGLAAALRSGLVGDRLAATWAARAKKLAKRREPITGVSEFPHLAEKPVEREPAPAPPSGGLPRVRRDEAYEALRARSDAHLAATGTRPRIFLAALGPAAAHTARATFASNLFQAGGVEPVHDPVSVDASTAAAAFTASGASMACLVSGDAQYEEQGDAVAGALRAAGADTVFLAGKPGTCADAVDDYVFAGCDAVAVLSSVLDRMGVA; translated from the coding sequence ATGACGGTCCTGCCTGACGACGGGCTTTCGCTGGCCGCCGAGTTCCCTGATGCGACGCATGAGCAGTGGCAGCGCCTGGTGGAAGGCGTACTGCGAAAAGCGGGCAAGGAGGTCTCCGGCGAAGCCGCCGAGAACGCCTTGTCCACGACGCTCGAGGACGGGCTCAGCACCCGGCCCCTGTACACCGCGCGGAATTCCGCGCCCGATGCCGGCTACCCCGGTTTCGCCCCGTTCGTACGGGGCGGACGAGCGGAGGGCGGCGCCACGACCGGCTGGGACGTGCGCCAGCGGCTCGCCGGCACCGACCCCGCCCGCCTCAACGAAGCGGCCCTGGCCGACCTGGAGAACGGTGTCACCTCGCTGTGGCTGACCGTGGGCCGGGGCGGCGTACCCGTGTCCGGGCTCGCCCGGGTCCTGGACGGGGTCTACCTCGACCTGGCCCCGGTGGTCCTCGACGCGGGCGCCGACACGGCCGCCGCGGCACGGGAGTTGCTGCGGCTGTACGAGGAGCGCGGGGTGGTCCGGGAGGACGCGCGTGCCGTGCTCGGCGCCGACCCGCTCGGCCATGAGGCGCGTACCGGCGAGGCCCTCGACTTCGCGGATGCGATCGCTCTCGCGCACGAGTGCGCACGCGACTGGCCCGGCATCCGCGCGCTCACCGTGGACGCGCTGCCCTACCACGAGGCGGGCGGTTCGGCCGGCGAGGAGCTGGGTCTCGCACTGGCCACCGCGGTGGCCTACCTGCGGGCGCTGACCGGCGCCGGCCTGAGCGTCGAAGAGGCCTGCGGGCAACTGGAGTTCCGCTTCGCGGCGAGCGCCGACCAGTTCCTGACCATCGCCAAGCTGCGCGCCGCGCGCCGGCTGTGGGCCCGGGTGGCCGAGGCCTGCGGGGCCCCCGACGCCGGTGCCCAGCGCCAGCACGTGGTGACCTCGCCGGTGATGATGACCCGCCGTGACCCGTGGGTGAACATGCTGCGGACCACCGTGGCCACCCTCGCCGCGGGCGTCGGCGGCGCCGACTCCGTCACCGTGCTCCCCTTCGACCACGAACTGGGCCTGCCCGACGCGTTCGCGCGCCGCATCGCCCGCAACACCTCCACCATCCTGCTGGAGGAGTCCCACCTCGCCCGGGTGATCGACCCGGCCGGCGGCTCCTGGTACGTGGAACAGCTCGCCGACGAACTCGCCCACGCCGCCTGGGAGTTCTTCCAGGAGATCGAGCGGGCGGGCGGCCTGGCCGCGGCGCTGCGCTCCGGCCTCGTCGGCGACCGGCTCGCGGCCACCTGGGCCGCGCGCGCCAAGAAGCTCGCCAAGCGGCGCGAACCGATCACCGGCGTCAGCGAGTTCCCGCACCTGGCGGAGAAGCCGGTGGAGCGCGAGCCCGCCCCCGCCCCGCCCTCCGGCGGGCTGCCGAGGGTGCGCCGGGACGAGGCGTACGAGGCGCTGCGCGCCCGTTCGGACGCGCACCTCGCGGCCACCGGCACCCGGCCGAGGATCTTCCTCGCCGCGCTGGGTCCGGCCGCCGCGCACACCGCCCGGGCCACCTTCGCCTCCAACCTCTTCCAGGCGGGCGGCGTCGAGCCGGTGCACGACCCGGTGTCGGTGGACGCCTCCACCGCGGCCGCCGCCTTCACGGCGAGCGGCGCGTCGATGGCCTGCCTGGTGTCCGGCGACGCGCAGTACGAGGAGCAGGGCGACGCGGTCGCCGGCGCCCTGCGTGCCGCGGGCGCGGACACCGTGTTCCTCGCGGGGAAGCCGGGCACGTGCGCGGACGCGGTGGACGACTACGTCTTCGCGGGCTGCGACGCCGTCGCCGTGCTGTCCTCCGTTCTCGATCGCATGGGAGTGGCGTGA
- a CDS encoding DJ-1/PfpI family protein, which produces MAAKILIVTGDAAESLEVLYPYQRLREEGYEVHIAAPSRKKLRFVVHDFEDGFDTYTEKPGYTWPADLAFAEVDPEQYAALVIPGGRAPEYLRNDPEVRRILTAFGASDKPVAQICHGPLLTAAVDGLRGRRVTAYPALELDMKAAGATFEDAEAVVDGTLVSARAWPDHSAWMREFLTVLRSKAPQG; this is translated from the coding sequence ATGGCAGCGAAGATCCTCATCGTGACCGGCGACGCGGCGGAGTCGCTCGAAGTCCTCTACCCGTACCAGCGGCTGCGCGAGGAAGGGTACGAGGTCCACATCGCGGCCCCCTCGCGCAAGAAACTGCGGTTCGTCGTGCACGACTTCGAGGACGGCTTCGACACGTACACCGAGAAGCCCGGCTACACCTGGCCGGCCGACCTGGCCTTCGCGGAGGTCGACCCGGAGCAGTACGCGGCCCTGGTCATCCCTGGCGGCCGGGCGCCGGAGTACCTGCGCAACGACCCCGAGGTGCGCCGGATCCTGACCGCCTTCGGGGCGTCGGACAAGCCGGTCGCGCAGATCTGCCACGGGCCCCTGCTGACGGCCGCCGTGGACGGGCTGCGCGGCCGCCGGGTCACCGCGTACCCGGCGCTGGAGCTCGACATGAAGGCCGCCGGCGCCACGTTCGAGGACGCCGAGGCGGTCGTCGACGGCACCCTCGTGTCGGCCCGTGCCTGGCCCGACCACTCCGCCTGGATGCGCGAGTTCCTGACCGTACTGCGGTCCAAGGCGCCGCAGGGCTGA
- the meaB gene encoding methylmalonyl Co-A mutase-associated GTPase MeaB, with the protein MPPRIDIDAYVKGVLDGKRAHIARAITLVESTRPDHRVLAQRLLTELLPHSGTARRIGISGVPGVGKSTFIDAFGTLLTGLGHRVAVLAVDPSSTRTGGSILGDKTRMERLSVDPAAFVRPSPSAGTLGGVAKATRESMVVMEAAGYDVVLVETVGVGQSETTVAGMVDSFLLLTLARTGDQLQGIKKGVLELADVLAVNKADGPHEREARTAARELSGALRLMHPADASWTPPVLTCSARESVGLDVVWERLEQHRAVLDSTGRLAAKRRDQQIEWTWSMVRDELLERLRSDPAVRAVAPDLEQRVRDGELTATLAAEQILTAFRDSGS; encoded by the coding sequence ATGCCACCGAGGATCGACATCGACGCCTACGTGAAGGGGGTGCTCGACGGGAAGCGGGCGCACATCGCGCGCGCCATCACCCTCGTCGAGTCCACCCGCCCCGACCACCGGGTGCTCGCGCAACGGCTGTTGACGGAGCTGCTCCCGCACTCCGGCACGGCCCGCCGGATCGGCATCAGCGGCGTCCCCGGGGTGGGCAAGTCCACCTTCATCGACGCGTTCGGCACGCTGCTGACCGGGCTCGGCCACCGGGTGGCGGTGCTCGCCGTCGACCCGTCGTCGACCCGCACCGGCGGCTCGATCCTGGGTGACAAGACCCGCATGGAGCGCCTGTCGGTGGACCCGGCGGCCTTCGTGCGGCCCTCGCCGTCCGCGGGCACGCTGGGCGGCGTCGCCAAGGCCACCCGCGAGTCGATGGTGGTCATGGAGGCCGCCGGGTACGACGTCGTCCTGGTGGAGACGGTCGGCGTCGGCCAGTCCGAGACCACGGTCGCGGGCATGGTCGACTCCTTCCTGCTGCTCACCCTGGCCCGTACGGGCGACCAGTTGCAGGGCATCAAGAAGGGCGTGCTGGAACTCGCCGACGTCCTCGCCGTTAACAAGGCGGACGGCCCGCACGAGCGGGAGGCCCGTACGGCGGCCCGCGAACTCTCGGGCGCACTGCGGCTGATGCACCCGGCGGACGCCTCGTGGACCCCTCCGGTGCTGACGTGCAGCGCCCGCGAGTCCGTCGGCCTCGACGTGGTCTGGGAGCGGCTGGAGCAGCACCGCGCGGTGCTGGACTCGACGGGGCGGCTCGCCGCCAAGCGGCGCGACCAGCAGATCGAGTGGACCTGGTCGATGGTCCGCGACGAGCTCCTGGAGCGGCTGCGCTCCGACCCGGCGGTGCGCGCGGTCGCCCCCGACCTCGAACAGCGCGTCCGGGACGGCGAACTGACGGCCACTCTGGCCGCCGAACAGATCCTGACGGCGTTCCGCGACAGCGGGAGCTGA
- a CDS encoding universal stress protein, translating into MRARVVVGTGGSLGSLAALHRAAVEARARDAELWAVLAWQPPGGGLGSRNPCGMAGLEGCRVAAADQLREALDTAFGGYRPGLVPVALTVRGTPGAALVDCVRDPDDLIVVGTGRRGGLFGALRPSVARYCMAHAPSPVLAVPPSPLQADLAAVRRRNAWRVPLGVGDVVR; encoded by the coding sequence GTGCGAGCACGAGTCGTGGTGGGTACGGGCGGTTCCCTGGGCAGTCTTGCGGCCCTGCACCGGGCGGCGGTCGAGGCCCGCGCCCGGGATGCCGAGCTGTGGGCGGTACTGGCGTGGCAGCCGCCCGGCGGCGGGCTCGGCAGCCGGAACCCTTGCGGGATGGCGGGCCTCGAAGGGTGCCGGGTGGCCGCGGCGGACCAGCTGCGGGAGGCGCTCGACACGGCGTTCGGCGGGTACCGGCCGGGGCTGGTGCCGGTCGCGCTGACCGTACGGGGTACCCCCGGCGCGGCGCTCGTCGACTGCGTGCGCGATCCGGACGACCTGATCGTGGTGGGGACCGGCAGGCGCGGGGGGCTGTTCGGGGCGCTGCGGCCGTCTGTGGCGCGGTACTGCATGGCGCACGCGCCGAGTCCGGTTCTGGCGGTGCCGCCGAGTCCCTTGCAGGCCGATCTCGCGGCCGTGCGGCGGCGCAATGCGTGGCGCGTGCCGTTGGGGGTGGGGGACGTCGTGAGGTGA